In Scomber scombrus unplaced genomic scaffold, fScoSco1.1 SCAFFOLD_516, whole genome shotgun sequence, the DNA window aaggaatgaaggaagggatgaagaaagaaggatggaagggaggaaggaatgaagggaggaaggaaggaaggaagggaggaaggaaaggaggaaggaaggaaggatggaaggaaggaaggaagatggaaggatggaatggaggaaggaaggaaggaagtaaaggagggagggaggaaggaaggaagacggaaggatggaagtgaggaaggaagggaggatggaagggaggaaggaagggaggatggaaggaaaggagggaggaaggaagggaggaaggaaggaaagtagggaggaaggaagggaggaagaaggaaggatggaagggaggaaggaaggatggaagggaggaagaaggaaggaaaggaggaaggaagggaggaagaaggaaggaaggaaggaaggaagacggaaggatggaagggaggaaggaagggaagatggaagggaggaaggaaggagtgaaggaaggaaaggagggagaaaggaagggaggaaaggaaagaaggaaaggaggaaggaaggaagggaggaagaaggaaggatggaagggaggaaggaaggaaggaaggaaggaaggaaggaaggaaggaaggaaggaaggaaggaaggaaggaaggaaggaaagaaggaacagtcaaaacagacgggatcaatttgaccgggaggacgacagtggttaagaataaaacataatCTCAATTGTTTGGATTAAAAAATATGggcataaaatatttatttcatggtTAGAAAAGGGGCGAAAATAGCTTCAATGTGCACTGTTGATGTATAAAAGCTGCAAACCCCGTCTTACTACCAGACTGATATCTCCATATTGCCTTGTTTATGGACCTGAGCCTCATCTATCAACTCagggtgtttgtgtttgagatctctgaataaacaataactagaaatctctctctctctctctctctctctctctctctctctctctctctctctctctctctctctctctctctctctctctctctctctctctctctctctctctctctctctctctctctctctctctctctctctctctctctctctctctctctctctctctctctctctctctctgccaccaTCTGTCTCAACTCAATCTCTCCCATTTCCCATCCAGATGCAGCGATATGTCGTCTTTTGGGGTTGTCCATCTCCCGTCTCTGAGCTCTCTAATTCCCCTGCTGTCACTTCTGTCAGATTGAACATggagggtgaggaggaagaggaggaggaggaggaggaggaggagggggggaggggggtgtcTTGTCTTGTCACTGATGTCACTCCCCACAGGCTTTCATATCTCACTCATTTCCACTCGTATCCCCCCCTCGGAGATTAATGTATTACACCTTCGACTTCCTGTCTCATCTAAGCGTCACCTCGGAAGGTCACTGGGAGAAATAAGTCGGTTTATTTTTGGAGCAGTAGCAGAATATAATAGAAGATATGATAGGTTTaatcaaaatgtttcttttcttttctgtattgGTTTTTTCTTGCAGGTGACACTTCAGGAAACCttgtttgtgcacatttatgttCCTCACTTCATGAACTATGCAATGTTTCCTAATGGTGTcgtgtttgtttacattcagAGGAGCTCGCTGACCTTTTCGTGGACGCTGCGAGGAACTACTGACAGCATCTGattagtgttgttgtttttgcaggtgtgtgtgttttacatttgcatttatattacATCGCTGCTCTTTGGTTGTATGAATGTTTCTGGATGTCAACAgtaagcaggttttttttttatattgcttctttctcacgtcattattttattaaaaaagggaGACTGGGCTTTCCACTCAATTATGATTTAGATCAGAGGTGTCAAATATGAGGCCTGGgggccagaactggcccgcTGAGGGgtactttccttcctgtgttcttttcattccttccgtctgtacttccttctttccttcctttgttcgttccttccttccttgcttccctctgttcttccttcctcccttccttctttctgtccttcctaactttcttccctacttccttttgtgtctttccttccttccttctttccttccttcctcccttctttccttccttcctccctttcttccgtctgtccttcctacccttcttccctacttccttttgtctgtctttccttccttcctccttatttccttccttccttcctcccttctttccttccttcctcccttttttctgtctgtccttcctcccttttgtttttccttccttccttcctttcttccgtctgtccttccttctttctgtctttccttcctacctttcttccctacttccttttgtctgtctttccttccttcccttcttatttccttccttcctcccttctttccttccttccttcctccctttcttctgtctgtccttcctccctttcttccttttgtttttccttcctcccttcctcccttctttccttccttcctccctttcttctgtctgtccttcctccctttcttccttcctccctccctttcttccttttgttcttccttctttctgtctgtctttcctacttccttttgtctgtctttccttccttcccttcttatttccttccttcctcctttccttccttctttccttcctccctttcttctgtctgtccttcccaTCTttcttccctacttccttttgtctgtctttccttccttcccttcttatttccttccttcctcccttctttccttccttcctccctttcttctgtctgtccttccttctttctgtctgtccttcctccctttcttccttttgtccttcctccctttcttcctttcttccgtctgtccttccttctttctgtctgtccttcctccctttcttcccctACTTCCTTAAATTAAACACACTTGTGTCACTTGGACATCTACTTATAACTTctttgtataaatgtattttattaattattattcttattttaattcTGTTTCTCTTAATAAAggtttactactactactattcaGTGAGGGATAAGGAGTAAATGTCATTtaatgagggaaggaagtatGTTAGAAACTAATTATTAATCACAGTATTTATATAAGTCTTAAAACTGGATGTCTGGAGGCGATCTTTAATGAATTACCTcctttattttatgtgtttcctgttgaatCAGgatgttgggggggggggggggggcatagaGCAGGGAGGGATTATTTTTAAGTGTAAACCAATGAGATGGCAATTTCTGGAGGATGTTCAAAGATTTATGAAGGTTTTATTGATTGAATTTTAAATTTACGCCCACTAGTGTGTGATAACTCTGGATGtttcaatgagggagaaggagtggATGTTAtttaaggagggaaggaaatatgTATAAGTCTTAAAAAACATGTCTGTAAGAGATGTTTAAAGAAATGACACTCTTCTGTTTTTGATTTTATGTATTTcctgttgaaacaggaagttgagGTGCGGGGATATAGTGCAAGTGTAAACCAATGAGATAACAGTTAGAAAGAGAAAAGCACAATTTGTGGAGGATGTTCAAAGATTTATGAAGGTTTTAATGGATGAATTTTTAATTTACGCACTGTTTACACTAGTGCAGGATGATGTCACCATTTAAGATTTAACATATTCTTTTTTACAAGGAAGTAGAAGTCATGTGAGGTCATTTTATTGGGACTTTAAGGTTAGAGTTAGAAGCTCAAAAGTATTAAAGTATGAGTGTGtctcagtattattattattattcttgaCCAGGTTGAtataaaatagtcaaaaataaaatgccaacttaaataaaaagacagaaaaataaccaAATTCAATCttaaatctacatttttttcagtacaCATGAAAAGTGCAGGATGATGTCACCATTTAAGATTCAACATATTCTGTTTTACAAGGAAGTAGAAGTCATGTGAGGTGATTTTATTGGGATTAAAAGTtagatttaaaggtttaaaactatgtgtgtgtctcagtagtattattatttttgaccaGGTcgttaaaaacagtcaaaaataaaatgccaacttaaataaaaagacagaaaaagaacaaaattcAATCttaaatctacattttttttcagtgcacatgaaaaaacaacaagcatgaagtcaacacacacacacacacacacacacacacacacacacacacacacacacacacacacacacacacacgcgggCCGCTTCTGCCATGGAAACAGCCTCATGTGCTGTGTTCTTGCAGCAGCCTTAATGGACCTATCACAGTGTGAATATGAATTGAAAAACCAGCCAATTGTCGAGCTGAGTGAGAGTGTTTCTTTGCATATTGACACGCTGCCACCGGATAACAAGCTGCTGGGAAATCAGAGATAATACCGTCACCTCTCTGCCACAGCTCCAAGAAGACGACTCAGATCACTTCAGGATTTACAAGCAAAGCATCTAAAACAACAATGTGTAGCACTCAATAACTTCTGTCAACACACAGAAATCTGAACTAATGAACcaaaaataaaagtgtgaaaaaacaTAATCCGATCTCCGCACTCGGCCTTCGATAATTAAACTCGTCTATTTTATTCCATTAGCGTCGGCTTTGTTGAGACAGCGCTCATTTTCTGATATACGGTTTATAATGAGGAAGCCGTTGTAATTACGCTCGGCCGGCTGCAGCGTAGTCCGACTCAAACAGTTAATTAGAGTAGAGTTTAAATTACTTCTGCTCATCTGTATATCTCGCACTGGTTGACAATTAATCTCcgtctctttctttttactgtatGATGCTTCACAGCCTCTCTCTACTTCTCTACTTCCTGTCAGCATTGGGAAGGTTGCTATGGAAACGTAATAGGttatagattactagttactctatttaaaatgtaataagtaatgtaacttattacatttgatgacttttctaattttctaaccaatgttttcagctgttagggtaaatgttccctccatctgtacttccttccttccttcggtccttcactctttccttctttccttccttccatcggtccttctttccttccttccttccttctttccttccctctttccttccttccttctgtccttccctctttccttctttccttccttccttctgtcattccttccttccatctgtccttctttccatccatctttccttccttccttctgtccttccctctttccttccttcattctgtccttccttcctttcttccatctgtccttctttccttccatctttccttccttccttctgtccttccctctttccttccttccttctgtccttccttcctttcttccatctgtccttctttccttccatctttccttctttccttccttatatattccttccttccttctgtccttctttccttccatctgtccttccttccttccatctgtccttccttccttccagcttTCCTTAtatcttccttccttatatcttccttccttccttccatccatctgtccttcctttcttccttatatcttccttccttatatcttccttccttccttccttccttcctcccttccttcctaagatctaatttcagctgttagggtaagtgtgaATCATTATCCAGCTTAAATTTAcacatcttccttttttttctctgtttttcatcttattcaattaaaaaaaaaagttttatatccttttaattagttatttaaagaacatttaatTGCATTAGTGTATAAAATCATGAATATAAACATCTTGTGTGAATCAACAGCGgatataaaaacagtaaaatatgaacaataaGACTCTTTAATGTGTCTGTAATTTAACGAGGGCTCAGAAACAAAAGctcatattcatgttttatattaatttatcatcattttgagGTATAATATTCACAGTAGACaccatattatattatattatcgtGCTGTAATGTGATGTACGGCGGTTCATGTCGAGCCTGTTCAACTGTGTAACATGTAATTCAATTCCACTCAAAAGCGATAAACCGTTCTCAATCTGGACTCGTTCATTATCTCTCTGCACGCTGGCTGCATTTCCTCAAAATTAGCATGTAGCAGATCTCAGCTTCTATTAGTCTGATATATTCAATCCTGCTGGAAAATATGCAGTAAAATGCTATTTCATAAGCGTCGGATAATAATgagcctatttttttttatagcttatCCTCTGGAGGGtcgggggtgggggtggggggaggggctaatctcagctgacattgggtGAAATTGGGTGCTACTccagacagccaatcagacacgCTCAGATTCACACCTACAGACCAATTAGAGACTCACCAATTAACCGAACCTTCATTCACCTATTTCACATCATTAATCGCTTAAGTCACATTTTCTAGCCAAACATTCTCTCGCTCGGACTTCTCAGTTGTCCGTATTTTCTGCTGTTGTCCGTATAATTGTGAACttattatctttatatttgggttttggagtATTGGACGTATAATTAAGACATTTATAGAAAGTGTCACGGccattttttcaccattttcagcCATTTTTTATATCAAGAAAAACTAATAACAGCAGACTAATTGATATCGTTAGTTGTAGCTGTATTTGTAATTTTGATTTATAATTGTTTAgtcttttttattcatctttattgtattttttacttttttctgcttcattttaCGCTATCATCATTCTATacgttttatcttcttatcgaCTTTATTCATCcgtttcttttgtctttaatCTCGTTTTAACCTAGTTTACTCTagcttttattattaaacttaatattttttatttcatttatactTGTGTTATGTCTTTTTACTCTATTTTAACATAGTTTGACTCCAGCTTTTaatattaaacttcatctttatttcatttttttcatttttctttgttactATAACTTTTAATAAGCCTTTTCTCTAATTCTCTCTTACCtaacatattcatttttttacttttttaaaatcttttttaaacatttttatcatcctAATTTTCTCTTGTGTACATTGGTCTCAAatcttttaatgttttccttttcttcatgttgtcacttcttctgtcttattatcaactgtaaatcactttaaacctcattaacctgtatgaaagctgctgtatatataaataaaataaagtttgattgataaAGATAAAGGaaacagtagtgtgtgtgtgtgtgtgtgtcgtacgTTGTATAGAGGGATGCTCTTCATGGGCTTGTACTGCTTCAGAGGATCCATCTTATACAGGTGACGGTCAGTGATGAGCACAGCTCGGTCCTCGGCCTTGTGGAAACGGTTAATCTGGGGAAACACAAAGCTCCTCATCATTAGTCATCCTGCAGGgcaagttcacacacacacacacacacacgcacatgcacacacacacacacacctaaaccCCCCTGCAGGGAGCAGAAGCAGCTGTGTTGATGTGATGgttacagacagacacatgttGTGGCTGGTGGAGCGTTTTGGGTTGGAGGTGTGTTGTTAATGTGACTGAAAGTACCTTCCGCACGTTGCAGGAGAAAAGGACTCTCATGAATTTGTCCTTCCGCTGCAGCTCGCTGGAGACTAATGTGAAGGATGAAGCGGTGTCAGGGCTGTCTCGCTTCTATAGGACACAAAGAACAGaacaggctttaaaaaaaactcagagACATGTTCATCTTGTACAAactcagattcagattcagggACGAGGCAAGTTAACAAAGTTCAACTCATTATAAGCTACTGTAGTGCTACTTTACAAGTTCAGTCTCTAGTTTGGTTTTtagtgacagaaagaaagaaataaagataagTTTACAGGttacatacaattaaaaaaacgtAAACATTTAAAGTCATGTTGTATTAAAAGTGCATGTAGCTCTGATTCTGCTTCAGCCGGCctttaacacttttattaaaaaccttAATATCTTATAAGTTATTTTCATTTCCGTTGGCAGTGTGGAATATACTGACTGCACAAAGGACGTCTTATAGTGCGTGATTTTACAAATTTTAACATCTGGTGCCAAATTTagtagacatttaaaaacaaaaatccagtttgatgaacaaaataaaaaaaatatatgtatatgtataaaccTAATTTATTGAATTACTGACCTTATGAGTCTAATAATGGACTAAATGAACTGTTATTGGACTTTTCATTGGATTAATTCACATATAATTTAGCTTCCAAAGACATCAAACCAGTTCAGTCCAGAATAACTAACTGGGTATACTGGATTAGTAGTATTGGTCATTCATTATATTCATCAATATAATGGAAGTCTTCATATGATATGTTGCTTCTCATTTATGTTGCatcctttgtctttctctcttttcttatactgtgtttagtttagttttctctctcttaaagAATGGAAAATGCATGTAGCTCTGATTCCGCCTTTtacacttttattaaaaaccttAATATCTTATAAGTAATTTTCATTTCTATGCTGAATGCCTAAAGGAAGTCTTACAGCGTgtgattttacacattttaacgTGCATAAAACATCTGGTGCCAAATCCTGTAGACACTTATGACattaactgtatatatatataaacccgACTTTTTGAATTACTGACTTTAATAATGTCATAATGGACTAAATGAACTACTAACTGGGTATACTGGAAGTCTTTATATGATATGTGGTTTCTCATCTATGCTGCatcctttgtctttctctcttttttactaTATTactgtgtttagtttagttttctctctcttgagGAATGATGAAGCCTGcacccttcttcctcctcttcctcttcttcttctacccACGCTGCCATCCCACCTACTCACCAGGTAGTTTCCTTCCCAGGATCTCTGCAGCCCCAAGTCGACTCTGTGTCCTTTCAGAGCCTCCAGACTCGCTACCTTAGCCCTCACCTGCAGGGCCTCCTCTGGAGAGAGTCCTTTGATCAGCGTCCATGCCCACCACCtggaggtacacacacacacacacacacacacacacacaaagagtcaAATAATAGCAGAGGAAGAAAATCGACTTTCTCCATCAGGGGAAAACAGCACAAGACCGTGATAGTTGGATTAGCGGGTTGCTACAGCAGGACTGCAGCCGACCCCCAGCTGGACCGCACTTATTGGCTCCTTCACTCACAAAGTCCTGACAGCCAACATCATTCTCCAGGAAGGCTATTTTCTTTGAGAGCGAGTGTATATCGAGGTGGGAAACAAGCAAAGGGAGAGCGAGGTTGTgtgtgacatgcaacaaaggtcccccccccccccccccccctttgggTGGGAATCGAACCTTTAACGCTGTGGTTATACGGTATGTG includes these proteins:
- the LOC133977119 gene encoding unconventional myosin-Id-like, which encodes VWRGTVARMRYRRMRAALIILRAYRRYKVKSYIRDVNRRFKNVRTSKDHGRHVKWPTPPKVLRKFEEALRSIYNRWWAWTLIKGLSPEEALQVRAKVASLEALKGHRVDLGLQRSWEGNYLKRDSPDTASSFTLVSSELQRKDKFMRVLFSCNVRKINRFHKAEDRAVLITDRHLYKMDPLKQYKPMKSIPLYN